The Sediminicola sp. YIK13 genomic sequence AATAAAGGGCATGTCCTTGGCAGTTGCCAGAAATACCTCGTAATTCTTACTCTGCAACAACCTGCAGTCCTTTTCCCTTAGGCGTTCTATTTCCTCTTGTATGACCTCGGTACGCACTGCGGTGGCAATCTTTTTAGGAGCCTTTGGGATCTTCAATGTAGTGGGTACTTTATCCAATAGACTCTCCCTTTCATAAGCATTGGAAAGGATATAGGTCTTTCTTCTCAAGAGATCGGTAAATTCTTCAAGGCTCTCTTGTTCGTTTTGGGTTGCAACGGAAATGGGGTGCCCTATTCTTACTTTGATCACCCTATTTCTTTGTGTGGTTACCTCCGAAGGTAGTTTTGCAGTTCTAAAAATGTCACTGATTCTGGACAAGTGATAGAACATCCTACTATTTTTGGCATGAAAATATATGGGAACTACTGGTACTCCAGCCTTTCTGATGAGTTTTAAGGCAGCCTCCTCCCACGGCTTATCCACAATTAACTTACCATCCCTATACGTGGAGACTTCCCCTGCCGGAAATATCCCCAAGGGATGCCCATCCCGTAAATGGCCCATGGCACTTTTAAATCCGGCAATACTGCTTTTGGCATCTTTGTGGTTTTCAAAAGGATTGACCGGCATGATATAAGGCGCCATTGGCTCTATACGGTACAATAAAAAATTAGCGATAATCTTAAAATCCTCACGGTGCTGCAACAATAATTTCAATAACAGCACCCCATCAATACCCCCTAAGGGATGGTTGCTGATGGTAATATATGCCCCATCCTTGGGCAGACGTTTATAATCTTCCTCGGGTATCTCAAATTTGATCTGATAATGTTCCAGAATGGCATCCAGAAAGGCGGTGCCCTCTAAATGTTTGTGGTCTTTATAAAATTCATTGATGCTAGATAGTCTGGTGACTTTCATTAGGAACCATCCCATGAAAGTACCTAAAACGCCATATTTATCAATACGAATAGCTTTCGCTACCTCCTTTGCGGTTACAAGGCCCATAGTTTATTTAAAAATTGGTCACTGTAAATATAGGGAAAAGCAAGCTGAAACACCTTACAAAATCCTCGCCCCAACCTTCTATCCCATTACTTTACTACCAATTGCACCGTCTCTTTTCCCCTTTGTTCCAACAAGATTTCCTTCCCATTTTGAAGGGATAAAATAGATTCTGCATCAAAATGTCTAATGGTGTACAAGGAGACTCCTTCGTGATAGACGACCTTGAACCTACTTTTTAGTAAATCCAAAAGGTCCTGTAACCTTCCGAACTTGTTGTCCACACAGACAGAAAAGCTAATGGCCGAGTTTTGTATAAGGTCCACCTTCATTCTATGGTCATGCAAAAGTTTAAAAAGCTCACTGATACTGTCCTCTACGATAAAGGAAAAATCCAAGGATGATAATTTCATCAACACCTGATTTTTCTTGACGATAAAACAAGGCACCTCTGGCTCAATACCAATTCCTTTGCCTACCGTTGTCCCTGGATCTTTGGGATTTAAAAAGGATTTAACCTTTAGGGGGATTTCCTTTCTCTGCAATGGCTGTAAGG encodes the following:
- a CDS encoding GNAT family N-acyltransferase; this translates as MGLVTAKEVAKAIRIDKYGVLGTFMGWFLMKVTRLSSINEFYKDHKHLEGTAFLDAILEHYQIKFEIPEEDYKRLPKDGAYITISNHPLGGIDGVLLLKLLLQHREDFKIIANFLLYRIEPMAPYIMPVNPFENHKDAKSSIAGFKSAMGHLRDGHPLGIFPAGEVSTYRDGKLIVDKPWEEAALKLIRKAGVPVVPIYFHAKNSRMFYHLSRISDIFRTAKLPSEVTTQRNRVIKVRIGHPISVATQNEQESLEEFTDLLRRKTYILSNAYERESLLDKVPTTLKIPKAPKKIATAVRTEVIQEEIERLREKDCRLLQSKNYEVFLATAKDMPFILQEIGRQREVTFRAIGEGTNKSIDLDSFDEYYHHLFLWDDEEKAIVGAYRMGMGSEIFDKYGINGFYLQDLFRLEPELYEMMRQSIEMGRAYITKEYQQKPMPLFLLWKGIVHTTLRYPEHKYLIGGVSISNQFSNFSKSLMIEFMKSNYWDPYVAQYIRPKKEFKVKLNDADKEFVFDETQADLNKFDRLIDEVEPGALRLPVLIKKYIKQNAKVIAFNVDPLFNNSVDGLMYIKIADLPESTVKPVMEEFQAELERKLAESQQNGDISLD